A genomic stretch from Thermomonospora umbrina includes:
- a CDS encoding DUF4232 domain-containing protein, which yields MLGKERLHNPLWLGMPITAVALALAACSGSDPTPKAGGPTTTAAATPTVAACPEPGVMIRQGTVEAAMGLRVMGLEMVNCGDRAYTVHGYPDLRVLDAENRPINVRVSRGSAEISRIETFEAPPEQVELRPGETARAMIVWRNTVTDGTVPAARGARLDIAPVAGTARQTVALDEGGIDLGTTGRLGTSPWLRD from the coding sequence GTGCTCGGTAAAGAACGTCTCCATAATCCCCTGTGGCTCGGAATGCCGATCACGGCGGTCGCGCTGGCACTGGCGGCCTGCAGCGGATCCGACCCGACGCCGAAGGCCGGCGGCCCGACGACGACCGCCGCCGCGACCCCGACCGTCGCCGCCTGTCCGGAGCCCGGCGTGATGATCAGACAGGGGACGGTCGAGGCCGCGATGGGGCTGCGGGTGATGGGCCTGGAAATGGTCAACTGCGGCGACCGCGCCTACACCGTGCACGGATACCCGGACCTGCGCGTTCTGGACGCGGAGAACCGTCCGATAAATGTCCGCGTCAGCCGGGGTTCCGCTGAGATTTCACGGATTGAGACCTTTGAGGCGCCCCCCGAGCAGGTCGAACTCCGGCCCGGCGAAACGGCGCGGGCCATGATCGTGTGGCGCAACACGGTGACCGACGGCACGGTGCCCGCGGCGCGCGGCGCACGGCTCGACATCGCCCCCGTCGCCGGAACGGCGCGGCAGACCGTCGCCCTCGACGAGGGCGGAATCGATCTCGGCACCACCGGCCGACTCGGCACGAGTCCATGGCTGCGCGACTGA
- a CDS encoding S8 family peptidase has protein sequence MRRVILAVTGVVTLTTLALPAHAGPTRPQATGPATEYVVLYEQGVSRERAHAAVQAAGGTIVKENAAIGVATVRTKNTRFVADAGRHPALVGAAANMTIGRAPTATRTARKPMTVEKEGHGIERRSAHKDPVKGEEPLAGLQWDMRQIDATRDGSYRVEQGDRRVLVGVIDTGVDGSHPDIRPNFNRALSRNFTTDIPVDADGAVVDGPCEVASCVDPADVDDNDHGTHVASTIGSPRNGLGIAGVAPKVSLVNLRAGQDSGYFFLQPSVDALTYAADHGVDVVNMSFYIDPWLFNCEANPADSPANRAEQRIVIQATQRALDYARAKGVTLVAAAGNEAADYTKPFTDTTSPDFASEPGEKPYERQVPPSCLSMPSEGAGVIPVSSTGISERKAYYSSFGRGYVAVAAPGGDKYDTADGRLDHNRGIWAAYPERLARERDELNADGTPKVPHLLRSCKNGVCGYYQSIQGTSMASPHAAGVASLIVSRYGRPQHGGGLTLPPHVTEAILRSTATPRACPPGGSYTYTRWVQQPDGSLKKVVATHVCEGSKGRNGFYGSGVINALGAVSR, from the coding sequence GTGCGGCGAGTCATCCTCGCGGTCACCGGTGTCGTCACCCTGACGACACTGGCGCTCCCCGCTCACGCGGGTCCGACCAGACCGCAGGCCACGGGGCCGGCCACCGAGTACGTGGTCCTCTACGAGCAGGGGGTCTCGCGGGAGCGGGCCCACGCGGCCGTGCAGGCCGCCGGCGGCACGATCGTCAAGGAGAACGCCGCCATCGGCGTCGCCACGGTCCGCACGAAGAACACCCGGTTCGTCGCCGACGCCGGGCGGCACCCGGCGCTGGTGGGCGCGGCCGCCAATATGACGATCGGCCGGGCGCCCACCGCGACCCGGACGGCCCGCAAGCCGATGACCGTCGAGAAGGAGGGCCACGGCATCGAGCGCCGCTCGGCCCACAAGGACCCCGTCAAGGGCGAGGAGCCCCTCGCCGGCCTCCAGTGGGACATGCGGCAGATCGACGCCACCCGCGACGGCTCGTACCGGGTCGAGCAGGGCGACCGGCGGGTGCTGGTCGGCGTCATCGACACCGGTGTCGACGGCTCCCACCCCGACATCAGGCCGAACTTCAACCGGGCGCTGAGCCGCAACTTCACCACCGACATCCCGGTCGACGCCGACGGCGCGGTGGTGGACGGCCCCTGTGAGGTGGCGAGCTGCGTCGACCCGGCGGACGTGGACGACAACGACCACGGCACGCACGTGGCCTCCACCATCGGCTCGCCGCGCAACGGGCTGGGTATCGCCGGCGTGGCCCCGAAGGTCTCCCTGGTCAACCTGCGCGCCGGGCAGGACTCGGGCTACTTCTTCCTCCAGCCGTCCGTCGACGCGCTGACCTACGCCGCCGACCACGGCGTCGACGTGGTCAACATGTCCTTCTACATCGATCCCTGGCTGTTCAACTGCGAGGCCAACCCCGCCGACTCGCCCGCGAACCGGGCCGAGCAGCGGATCGTCATCCAGGCCACGCAGCGGGCGTTGGACTACGCGCGGGCCAAGGGCGTGACCCTGGTCGCCGCCGCCGGCAACGAGGCCGCCGACTACACCAAGCCGTTCACCGACACCACCAGCCCGGACTTCGCGTCCGAGCCCGGTGAGAAGCCGTACGAGCGGCAGGTCCCGCCGAGCTGCCTGTCGATGCCGTCCGAGGGCGCGGGCGTCATCCCGGTCTCCTCGACCGGCATCAGCGAGCGCAAGGCGTACTACTCCAGCTTCGGACGGGGCTATGTCGCGGTGGCCGCGCCCGGCGGCGACAAGTACGACACCGCCGACGGCAGGCTGGACCACAACCGGGGCATCTGGGCCGCCTACCCCGAGCGGCTGGCCCGGGAGCGCGACGAGCTGAACGCCGACGGCACCCCGAAGGTCCCGCACCTCCTGCGGAGCTGCAAGAACGGTGTCTGCGGCTACTACCAGTCGATCCAGGGCACCTCGATGGCCTCACCGCACGCCGCCGGCGTCGCCTCCCTGATCGTCAGCCGGTACGGCCGCCCGCAGCACGGCGGCGGCCTGACCCTGCCGCCGCACGTCACTGAGGCGATCCTGCGCTCCACGGCCACGCCGAGGGCCTGCCCGCCCGGCGGCTCGTACACCTACACCCGATGGGTGCAGCAGCCCGACGGCAGCCTGAAGAAGGTCGTCGCGACGCACGTCTGCGAGGGCTCCAAGGGCCGCAACGGGTTCTACGGCAGCGGCGTGATCAACGCGCTCGGCGCCGTCTCCCGCTGA
- a CDS encoding carboxymuconolactone decarboxylase family protein: MSRLDLPATAREPYLALVQVAQTISEGPLDRILWQLVKLRASQLNGCVYCIDMHAHEARELGEDDDRLFQLTAWRESGLFTAAERAALDYTDTATRLGANGVTDAVWDEVTAHFEPAETGHLVMAVALINAFDRIGDPLRLTPARR; the protein is encoded by the coding sequence ATGTCGCGACTGGATCTGCCGGCGACGGCGAGGGAGCCGTACCTGGCTCTGGTGCAGGTGGCCCAGACGATCTCCGAGGGTCCGCTGGACCGGATTCTCTGGCAATTGGTCAAGCTGCGCGCCTCGCAGCTCAACGGCTGCGTGTACTGCATCGACATGCACGCCCACGAGGCGCGCGAACTCGGGGAGGACGACGACCGGCTGTTCCAGCTCACCGCCTGGCGCGAGTCGGGGCTGTTCACCGCCGCCGAACGGGCGGCGCTGGACTACACCGACACGGCGACCCGACTGGGCGCGAACGGCGTGACCGACGCGGTGTGGGACGAGGTCACCGCGCACTTCGAGCCGGCGGAGACGGGGCATCTGGTGATGGCGGTGGCGCTGATCAACGCCTTCGACCGGATCGGCGACCCGCTGCGCCTCACGCCGGCGCGCCGCTGA
- a CDS encoding HU family DNA-binding protein, with protein MNRTELIEAVAVHAGTDPGAARRHVDAVFDVIMERVTAGERVLVTGFGTFDRLSRPARTARNPRTGLPVAVPATEAPRFRVGQTFRDRVARGNGAEPARAPAPPIAEPVNETAPADNPSEDVMNVKTTKAAKSTKTGKSGKVATIVKAVKDPKAAKTPKAAVAGKGAKAQKAVKPAKSVKAAKPSKPGKGAKAVAKAPKKAGATGKIKTVKAIKGGKKAAR; from the coding sequence ATGAACAGGACCGAGCTGATCGAGGCCGTGGCGGTGCACGCCGGGACCGATCCCGGGGCGGCCCGTCGGCACGTGGACGCGGTCTTCGACGTGATCATGGAGCGGGTGACGGCGGGGGAACGCGTGCTGGTCACCGGCTTCGGCACCTTCGATCGGCTGTCCCGGCCCGCCAGGACCGCGCGCAACCCCCGCACCGGCCTGCCCGTGGCGGTGCCCGCCACCGAGGCGCCCCGCTTCCGGGTCGGCCAGACCTTCCGCGACCGGGTCGCGCGCGGCAACGGGGCGGAGCCCGCCAGGGCCCCCGCCCCGCCCATCGCCGAGCCGGTCAACGAGACCGCGCCGGCCGACAACCCCTCCGAGGACGTGATGAACGTGAAGACCACGAAAGCCGCGAAGTCCACGAAGACCGGCAAGAGCGGGAAGGTCGCGACGATCGTGAAGGCCGTGAAGGACCCGAAGGCCGCCAAGACCCCGAAGGCCGCCGTGGCCGGCAAGGGCGCCAAGGCCCAGAAGGCCGTCAAGCCCGCCAAGTCCGTGAAGGCCGCCAAGCCGAGCAAGCCGGGCAAGGGCGCCAAGGCCGTCGCCAAGGCTCCGAAGAAGGCCGGGGCCACCGGGAAGATCAAGACCGTCAAGGCCATCAAGGGTGGGAAGAAGGCCGCCCGGTAA
- a CDS encoding enoyl-CoA hydratase-related protein — translation MTATDDRPVLYDVERGIATITLNAPQRRNALSAAVRNGLAEALARAGADDGVRAVVLTGAGTSFCAGADLKEIASGRVPPAPGIPELLTTIMELPRPVVAVVNGPARAGGLGLVAACDLAIAPDDVTFAFTEVRIGVVPAMIAVVCRARMTSRALARYFLTGEGFTAAQAAESGLITLTRPRDGLDAAVGELLDAFRATEPKAVARTKRLLTEVDGMGLDAAFTLAERVSIEFFGSPEAAEGRQAFFEKRPPSWAL, via the coding sequence ATGACCGCGACCGATGACCGGCCGGTTCTGTACGACGTCGAGCGCGGGATCGCGACGATCACTTTGAACGCGCCGCAGCGGCGCAACGCGCTGTCGGCGGCGGTGCGCAACGGGCTGGCCGAGGCGCTGGCCCGGGCCGGCGCGGACGACGGGGTACGGGCCGTGGTGCTGACGGGGGCGGGCACCTCGTTCTGCGCGGGCGCGGACCTCAAGGAGATCGCGTCGGGGCGGGTCCCGCCGGCTCCGGGGATCCCCGAGCTGCTGACCACGATCATGGAGCTGCCGCGTCCGGTGGTCGCCGTGGTGAACGGGCCGGCCCGGGCGGGCGGGCTCGGCCTGGTGGCGGCCTGCGATCTGGCGATCGCCCCCGACGACGTGACGTTCGCGTTCACCGAGGTCAGGATCGGGGTGGTGCCGGCGATGATCGCGGTGGTGTGTCGGGCGCGGATGACCTCGCGGGCCCTGGCGCGGTACTTCCTGACGGGGGAGGGCTTCACCGCCGCCCAGGCCGCCGAGTCCGGGCTGATCACCCTGACCCGTCCGAGGGACGGGCTGGACGCGGCGGTCGGGGAGTTGCTGGACGCCTTCCGCGCCACCGAGCCCAAGGCGGTGGCGCGGACCAAGCGGCTGCTGACCGAGGTGGACGGCATGGGGCTGGACGCCGCGTTCACCCTGGCCGAGCGGGTCTCGATCGAGTTCTTCGGCAGCCCGGAGGCCGCCGAGGGGCGGCAGGCGTTCTTCGAGAAGCGCCCGCCGAGCTGGGCGCTGTGA